The following nucleotide sequence is from Planctomycetia bacterium.
CATCAAGCGTTCCGGGCTGGTGGACAAGGCCACGGAGCTGCCGGCTAGCAGATTCGCGACAAACCGGAGCGATTGCCCTGCGCCGTAGCGCGCGCCTTCGGTATAAAAGTGCAGGCCGGCATAGTGTCTGCCGAGCCATGTAAACGCCGGCACGATGGTGAATAGCGGCGGGCGCGTCGTGTCATAATAGAACAAACCTTGGGACGAAACGGTGCTCCAAATCACCAGCAGCGCGATGAACGCATAGGCCGCCGCGGCGCGCCAAGGAAAGCGTATCGCGAACAGGGGACAGGCGGCGACGAAACTCAGGGCGGCCAGCATCGCGACGGAATCGAACCAGATGCAGCCGATGGAAATCGTCGCGACCCACAGCAATTTCAAGCGCGGGTCGACTTGCACGAGCCAAGGCCGCGGCTCGACTTGTCGCAAGGCGTGCGACCAATTCATGACGCGCGCTCCCGCGACGCCATCTCGCGCAAACAGGCCTCGAACGCTTCGATGGCGAACTTCGGCACATCATCGGCGATGATCCGCCCTCCGTCGAGCACGATCACGCGGTCGGCGAAATGCCTGGCCACCTGGAGGTCGTGCGTACTGAAGATCAACGTCTGGGGAGGGCCGCCGGCAGCGACGGCGTCTGTCAGCGTGCTCATCAACTGAGCTTCGTGCCGAGGGTCCTGTCCCGTGGTCGGTTCATCGAGCAGTAGCAGCGGCGCGCGCATGGTAAACGTCGCCGCAACGGCGACGCGGAGGCGCTCGCCTTGGCTCAAAAGCAATGGGGAGCGATCGAGCAATCGCTTCAATTCGAATCGCTCCGCCGCATCGCGCACGCGCTCGGCGATTTCGTCGCGCGAGCAGCCGGCGTGTCGCGGCGCAAAGGCCAGTTCCTCGTGAACAGTGCGACAAAACAACAACGTGTCCGGATTCTGGCGCACGAGTCCGACGGGCGCCGCACCCAAGAAATGAATGGCTCCGCTTTCCGGTTCATGCAGCCCTGCCAAGATCGCCAGCAATGTGCTTTTGCCGGAACCATTCGCGCCCAGCAGTGCGATACGCTCGCTGGCCTGTGCTCGGAAGTTCACGTCGCGCAACACGGCTGGACGTCGTCGATCGAACGTGAAGGTCAAGCGTTCGACTTCGACTAGCGGCGCACCCAGTACCGTATTGAGCGGACCATCTGGGGACTCTGACGACCGCAACCGCTTGATCTCCGCGTCCCAAGCGGCGAAATCGCCTCGCGGCAAATTCGCGGCAAGTCGCCCCTCGTCTAGCACGAGCAACTGATCGGCCCGCTCCGTCCAGGCTGCGGTGCGGTGCTCGGCGACCACGATCGTCGGACCGCCGTCGGGCAAATTGTCGATCGCCGCCAGAAATTGCGCCGCCGCGCCGGGATCGAGTTGGCTCAACGGTTCATCGAGCAGCAACACTTCCGTGCGCATGGCCAACACTGCCGCCAAGACCAGCCGTTGTCGCTGCCCACCGGAGAGTTGTGCAACCTGGCGGTGGCGAAGTTCCTGTAGACCGACGAGTCGCAGCGCCTCGTCGATGCGGCGATCGATCTCGCTCGACTCGATCGCCAGGTTTTCCAACCCAAAGGCCACTTCGGATTCCACGGTCGTCGTGCAAATCTGTGTATCGGGCGATTGCTGCACGAGCCCTACGAGCGCCGCGCGGCGCGCGGCTGGCAGTCGCCGTGGGTCATGCCCGGCAATGTTAATCTCACCTTGTCGCCGCGAGTGAACACTGTCCGCCAATAACCCGGCCAGCGCGTGCAATAGGGTCGATTTGCCGGCGCCGCTTGGGCCGATCACCAGCGTGACGCTTCCGGCCGGTAGCGAAAACGTAACGTTATTGAGGGCCGGGGCGTCACCCGTCGGAAACGAGCAGCACAGCCCCTGGCAATGGATCGCCGCGGGCATCAACAGATCTCCCGCAGCCGCACGCCCCAGCGCGCGCCGACGATCGCGCCCAGTCCTCCGTACAACGCGCCGACGACGAGCGCCACGGCGGCGATGTAACTGGCCGGGTAGAACAGATCGAACAGCACTTCGTACATGCAATACTGCAGGAACCAGGCGCCGCCGTTGTAGACCGATAGCGCGAGCGCACAACGTAACGGCCACGACCAACCGCGCGGCGCGACCGTGGTGATGTCTCCCGACCAGCGCGTCGCGCCGGTCAATAACAGGCAAAGTTCGCCGAGACTCGCACCAACAATGGCGAACCAGATATCCGTGGGCCCTAACTCGCCGGCGCAGATGCCGTTTAGAATGGCGACCGTGAGGTTCGAAAGGGCCAACGTCCCGGGGCGCGGGATGATCGCCACCGTGACGGCCTGAATCAACGTCGGGAGGACTTCACCGCCGAATCCGCTCACGAAGACAAAGTATGGCCCGACTAACACGCTAATCACGGCGTCGGCGATTCGCGCCGTAAAGGAAATCGCGAAATGCACGCCGCTCAGCAGCGCGATCCGCGTCATGCCGACCACGCCGATGGCGGCCGTCAAACGCGGGCCGAAGCAAATCGCCGCGATCACGCCGGCAATCGACAGCACCGCCGCGACGCCCATCGCCGCCACGGCGATTGGGGTAGCTGGCTTTTCGATTTCGTCCGCGGCGAGTGCCGGCGTGGCGAAACAGAGCATGATCGCGAGCGCGAGACAAATCGACGCTAGCCTGTCGTGCCAGCGAGGGTGAGACGACGTGGCACGAGAGTTTCCGGCCGTAATGGTAGCCGCTGTCAACTCTCCCTCGCTGGCGCTTCGGGCTAGTGTGAGGATGCTACGGGCTGGCGTCGCGACCTGTACGGCGCTCGCGCTGGTCGCCGAAGTGCTGGCAGGCATCTTGCGTCGTATGCTATAAGGGTGCTGGATCAAGCTTGACGCGGCCCGCGCCCACGCGTTGTCGGGGTCAGCTTACTACTCGGTGAGTGCAGGAACCAGTGGATCGCACCGGCCCCCGACGGGCCGTGCGATGCACGTTGCCTTGAAGGACCGCCCGATGGCTGCCGCGGCGATGCGCGTCTCGTTTCCGGAACCGGATATCGCGCTGATTACGCTCGATGCTCCGGACAAGAGCGCCAATATTTTTTCCCGCCATGTGCTGGACGAGCTCGACAGCCACCTGGCCGGGCTGGAAAAGCGCACCGACCTGGCGGGGTTGATCTTTGTTTCGGCGAAGCCCGGCATCTTCATCGCAGGCGCAGACCTGCGGGAATTCGCCGCCGCCAAGGACATCCAGCCTGCCGATACCGTGGCGATGTGCCGTCGCGGGCAGGAGTTGTTCCGGCGGCTCTCCAAAACGCCGTTTGTGACCGTGGCCGCCATCGACGGCATGTGCGTCGGCGGCGGCGCGGAGTTGGCCGTCTGGTGCGATCGCCGAATTATGTCGGATCGCCCGCAGGCGCAGCTCGGTTTTCCCGAGGTGAAGATCGGCATTTTCCCCGGCTGGGGCGGCACCGTCCGTACGCCGCGGATTGTCGGGCTGAGCAATGCGATCGAAATGATCAGCAGCGGCGAATCGATCGACTCGCGCGCGGCCTATGCGATGGGTCTGGCCACCGACGTCGTGCCCGCCGAGCGATTGCAAGCGGCCGCCGTCGCCCTCGTTCGCGCGGAAAAAGCCTCCGGCGATTTCCTCCGGGATCGCGAGCGCTGGGCCAAGCCGATCGAGATGAGCGAAACGGAATTGGCGTTCCTCGGCGCGACCGCTTCGGCGTACATCCAACAGCAGACGAAGGGGCAATACCCCGCGCCACTGGCGGCACTGGAACTGATGCTCGGCTCGATCGCCGTGGATGAAACCTCGGCCTGCGTGGCGGAAGCGGAAGGCATGGCGGCGCTGTTCGGTTCGCCGATCAGCCGCGCTTTGATCAACGTCTTTTTCCTGACGGACCGCAACAAGAAAGACCCCGGCGTCGGCGACGCCTCGATCAAGCCCGCGGCGATCAAATCAGTCGGTGTGATTGGCGCCGGCATCATGGGCGCGGGCATCGCGGCCGCCGGCGTGAAGCGCAAGCTCGCCACGGTGATTAACGACGCCTCGCCCGAGGCGATGCAACGCGGCGTGCGGAATGTCCTGGAGGAAGTCTCCTTCAACAAACAGACGAAAGCCGCCGACGTCCAGCGAGCCTTGGAATTCGCGCCGCTGATCAACCCGGCGGTCGACGACATTGAGTTTTCGACTTGCGACCTGGTGATCGAGGCGATCATCGAAAAGCCGGACGCCAAGCAGGCGTTGTTTCGCCGCTTGGAACCGAAGCTCCGCGACGATGCGATTTTGGCCTCCAACACGTCGGCGATTTCGATCGGCCGACTGGCCGAAGCGGTGAACAAGCCGGAGCGCTTCGTCGGGATTCACTTCTTCAATCCCGTACGCAAGATGCCGCTTGTCGAGGTGATCCGCGGGTCGAAGACCAGCGACCAGACCATTGCCACGGCAGTAGGTTACTGCAAATTCATCGGCAAAT
It contains:
- a CDS encoding energy-coupling factor transporter transmembrane component T — protein: MNWSHALRQVEPRPWLVQVDPRLKLLWVATISIGCIWFDSVAMLAALSFVAACPLFAIRFPWRAAAAYAFIALLVIWSTVSSQGLFYYDTTRPPLFTIVPAFTWLGRHYAGLHFYTEGARYGAGQSLRFVANLLAGSSVALSTSPERLMAALVRLRIPSPLSYMGTAALRSIPLALEEWAALRQAYQLRAGLRRAGRFQFRRMRLLEELRLLEPLLANTLRRASALAFAVQARGFDPQQPRTHFPPLLMQAWEKVACAILVGLWITALTISLAKR
- a CDS encoding ABC transporter ATP-binding protein, which encodes MPAAIHCQGLCCSFPTGDAPALNNVTFSLPAGSVTLVIGPSGAGKSTLLHALAGLLADSVHSRRQGEINIAGHDPRRLPAARRAALVGLVQQSPDTQICTTTVESEVAFGLENLAIESSEIDRRIDEALRLVGLQELRHRQVAQLSGGQRQRLVLAAVLAMRTEVLLLDEPLSQLDPGAAAQFLAAIDNLPDGGPTIVVAEHRTAAWTERADQLLVLDEGRLAANLPRGDFAAWDAEIKRLRSSESPDGPLNTVLGAPLVEVERLTFTFDRRRPAVLRDVNFRAQASERIALLGANGSGKSTLLAILAGLHEPESGAIHFLGAAPVGLVRQNPDTLLFCRTVHEELAFAPRHAGCSRDEIAERVRDAAERFELKRLLDRSPLLLSQGERLRVAVAATFTMRAPLLLLDEPTTGQDPRHEAQLMSTLTDAVAAGGPPQTLIFSTHDLQVARHFADRVIVLDGGRIIADDVPKFAIEAFEACLREMASRERAS
- a CDS encoding 3-hydroxyacyl-CoA dehydrogenase NAD-binding domain-containing protein — translated: MHVALKDRPMAAAAMRVSFPEPDIALITLDAPDKSANIFSRHVLDELDSHLAGLEKRTDLAGLIFVSAKPGIFIAGADLREFAAAKDIQPADTVAMCRRGQELFRRLSKTPFVTVAAIDGMCVGGGAELAVWCDRRIMSDRPQAQLGFPEVKIGIFPGWGGTVRTPRIVGLSNAIEMISSGESIDSRAAYAMGLATDVVPAERLQAAAVALVRAEKASGDFLRDRERWAKPIEMSETELAFLGATASAYIQQQTKGQYPAPLAALELMLGSIAVDETSACVAEAEGMAALFGSPISRALINVFFLTDRNKKDPGVGDASIKPAAIKSVGVIGAGIMGAGIAAAGVKRKLATVINDASPEAMQRGVRNVLEEVSFNKQTKAADVQRALEFAPLINPAVDDIEFSTCDLVIEAIIEKPDAKQALFRRLEPKLRDDAILASNTSAISIGRLAEAVNKPERFVGIHFFNPVRKMPLVEVIRGSKTSDQTIATAVGYCKFIGKSPIVVNDGPGFLVNRLLLPYMNEALELLLEGAPIKDIDKAAKAFGMPIGPIGLYDVVGLDTAFHAGNVMHEAFPDRVVKSPLLEAMVKAGRLGEKSGVGFSLYTGKKGKPSPDPALDQLIAPLMRETRKIPGKEITERLFLPMVLEATRILDEQIVRDPRDVDLGLIFGIGFPPFKGGLLFWADTLGAAKILEQLKPYQHLGERMKPTPMLERMAKEGAAFYG